From one Rhodamnia argentea isolate NSW1041297 chromosome 1, ASM2092103v1, whole genome shotgun sequence genomic stretch:
- the LOC115732880 gene encoding protein RMD5 homolog, whose amino-acid sequence MDVNSIRDAFDRVVKKQKLSYSKTQEAIDQFSQEISDSIEKIRSAHNSDSHSDYKTLLADLKTKIKEMAPLTLLEGSQKELNVALSKYPKLLEKSFNPDISKAYRNVDLDTATINYVIASHFYRQGLFDVGDCFVTEAMEPESIASIRSPYVEMYQILEAMKSRNLEPALKWATSNCSKLKANGSDLEVKLHRMQFVEILQRGNRDEALKYARSHLAPFASDHLVEIQKLMGCLLWAGRLEQSPYPDLLSAANWDKLAEELTRQSCSILGQSFESPLGVTIAAGIQALPPLLKFMNVMWGKKQEWQSMKQLPVPVELDDAFQFHSIFVCPVSKEQATDDNPPMLMPCGHVLCKQSIVKMSKNLSKSFKCPYCPTDIDSNLCKPLCF is encoded by the coding sequence ATGGATGTGAACTCTATTAGAGATGCATTTGATAGAGTTGTTAAAAAACAGAAGCTTTCATATTCCAAGACCCAAGAAGCGATTgatcaattctctcaagaaATTTCGGACTCAATAGAGAAGATTCGGAGCGCTCATAATTCTGACTCTCATTCAGACTACAAAACTTTACTTGCTGATCTCAAGACTAAGATAAAAGAGATGGCTCCACTGACGCTCTTAGAAGGCTCACAGAAGGAATTGAATGTTGCACTTAGCAAGTATCCAAAGCTTCTGGAGAAGTCCTTTAATCCAGATATATCTAAGGCTTACAGAAATGTTGACCTTGATACAGCCACAATTAACTATGTAATTGCAAGCCATTTCTACCGACAGGGTCTTTTTGACGTCGGCGATTGCTTTGTTACTGAGGCGATGGAGCCAGAATCTATCGCTTCAATAAGGTCTCCATATGTAGAGATGTACCAGATACTTGAAGCAATGAAGAGTCGAAATCTAGAACCAGCACTGAAGTGGGCTACTTCCAACTGTAGTAAACTTAAAGCAAATGGGTCCGACCTCGAAGTAAAACTTCATCGAATGCAGTTTGTGGAGATACTACAAAGGGGAAACAGAGATGAGGCCCTTAAGTATGCAAGGAGCCACTTGGCACCTTTTGCATCAGACCACTTGGTTGAAATACAGAAGCTTATGGGTTGTCTCTTGTGGGCTGGCAGGCTCGAACAGTCCCCGTACCCTGATTTACTATCCGCTGCTAACTGGGACAAATTGGCTGAAGAACTAACTAGGCAGTCTTGCAGTATTTTGGGACAATCCTTTGAGAGTCCTTTGGGCGTGACTATAGCTGCTGGCATCCAGGCTTTGCCACCACttttaaagttcatgaacgTGATGTGGGGAAAGAAGCAAGAGTGGCAGTCAATGAAGCAATTGCCGGTTCCGGTTGAGTTGGATGATGCGTTTCAGTTTCATTCCATATTTGTGTGTCCGGTCTCCAAGGAGCAAGCTACAGATGATAATCCGCCAATGCTAATGCCCTGTGGACATGTTCTCTGCAAGCAGTCAATAGTGAAGATGTCAAAGAACCTCTCTAAGTCCTTTAAGTGCCCCTATTGTCCAACGGATATCGACTCAAATCTCTGTAAGCCTCTATGCTTCTGA
- the LOC115753830 gene encoding auxin-responsive protein IAA9 isoform X1 encodes MSPPLLGVEEGGGNTTLATSPSIDGVPRDCSGLKERNYLGLSDCSSVDSSAVSSLSDENKSNLNLKATELRLGLPGSQSPEREPKLCLLGSGKLDEKPLFPLLPSNDGICSSLQKNIASGNKRGFADTIDGFSELKSSKYTDGNWMFHVTGPASENVQSGGQGKFPANAGMKAMLPSRNSGAQSAVPKEALQKPAPECPRALNGTGVNQTRASNNAPAAKAQVVGWPPIRSYRKNTLATTSKDNDEVDGKPGPGALYVKVSMDGAPYLRKVDLRNYSTYQELSSSLEKMFSGFTIGQCGSNGTPGREMLNESKLRDFLHGSEYVLTYEDKDGDWMLVGDVPWEMFIDSCKRLKIMKGADAIGLAPRAVEKSKARN; translated from the exons ATGTCTCCACCACTTCTGGGTGTGGAGGAAGGGGGTGGCAATACTACTTTGGCCACCTCACCCTCCATAGATGGCGTCCCTCGTGACTGCTCAGGGTTGAAGGAGCGAAACTATCTGGGCTTGTCCGACTGTTCTTCAGTTGATAGTTCTGCAGTCTCAAGCTTGTCTGATGAGAATAAAAGCAATCTGAATCTAAAGGCTACTGAGTTGAGGCTTGGTCTCCCTGGATCTCAATCTCCTGAAAGAGAACCAAAACTGTGCTTGCTGGGTTCTGGAAAACTTGACGAGAAGCCATTGTTTCCTTTGCTTCCTTCAAATGATGGGATCTGCTCGTCGCTGCAGAAGAATATTGCTTCAGGAAACAAAAGAGGATTCGCTGACACCATAGACGGGTTCTCAGAGCTGAAGAGCTCTAAATATACCGACGGAAATTGGATGTTTCATGTGACTGGACCTGCTTCTGAAAATGTACAGTCTGGAGGCCAAGGAAAGTTTCCTGCTAATGCAGGGATGAAGGCAATGCTCCCATCAAGGAATTCTGGGGCCCAATCGGCTGTGCCGAAGGAGGCACTCCAAAAACCAGCACCAGAATGCCCTCGTGCTCTTAATGGAACTGGGGTTAATCAGACGAGAGCTTCAAACAATGCTCCAGCTGCCAA GGCTCAGGTCGTTGGTTGGCCTCCTATTAGATCATACAGAAAAAATACATTGGCAACTACTTCAAAGGACAATGATGAAGTTGATGGCAAACCGGGTCCTGGTGCTCTTTATGTGAAGGTTAGCATGGATGGTGCTCCTTATCTGAGGAAGGTAGATCTGAGGAATTACTCTACATACCAGGAGTTATCATCTTCTCTGGAGAAGATGTTCAGTGGGTTCACCATAG GTCAATGTGGATCTAATGGAACCCCAGGAAGAGAAATGCTGAACGAGAGTAAGCTGCGAGATTTCCTGCATGGATCGGAGTATGTCCTTACTTATGAGGACAAGGATGGCGACTGGATGCTTGTTGGGGATGTCCCCTGGGA GATGTTCATTGATTCATGCAAGCGGCTGAAGATTATGAAGGGTGCTGATGCAATTGGACTAG CACCTAGAGCTGTGGAAAAGTCGAAGGCAAGAAACTAG
- the LOC125314332 gene encoding tRNA-dihydrouridine(20) synthase [NAD(P)+]-like, producing the protein MEYENKHVLAPMVRVGTLPLRLLAAQYGADITYGEEIIDHKLLKCERRLNERIASTDFVEKGTENVVFRTCKQEQDHVVFQMGTSDAVRALRAAEIVCKDVAAVDINMGCPRSFSLSGGMGAALLNKPELIHDILTTLKRNMDTPVTCKIRLLKHSHDTVELARRIEKTGVSALAVHGRRVSDRPRDPAKWDEIADIVAALSIPVIANGDVFEYDDFQYIKVATGASSVMVARGALWNASIFSSEGKVPWEDVKREYIRKSILWDNDIKSTKHTLKEMIMHYSCLELPEGKAVIKSETLADLARLYGEEEYYQCVNKTRFQVEVD; encoded by the exons ATGGAGTACGAGAACAAGCACGTTCTCGCTCCTATGGTTCGAGTT GGGACGTTGCCTTTGAGGTTGCTTGCTGCTCAGTATGGTGCCGATATAACGTACGGAGAGGAGATTATTGACCACAAATTACTTAAATGCGAGCGGAGATTAAACG AGCGCATTGCTTCCACGGATTTTGTGGAGAAAGGAACAGAGAACGTTGTTTTTAGAACGTGCAAGCAAGAACAGGATCATGTAGTCTTTCAAATGGGTACTTCTGATGCCGTGAGGGCTCTACGTGCTGCAGAGATAGT GTGTAAAGATGTTGCTGCGGTAGATATTAATATGGGATGCCCAAGGTCATTTTCTTTGAGTGGAGGCATGGGGGCTGCACTACTGAACAAACCAGAGCTCATTCATGAT ATTTTGACTACCTTGAAGAGGAATATGGACACACCAGTTACATGTAAGATTCGACTTCTCAAGCATTCTCACGATACAGTAGAACTAGCAAGGAGAATTGAAAAAACAGGTGTCTCTGCGCTTGCTGTTCATGGAAg AAGAGTATCAGATCGACCGAGAGATCCTGCTAAATGGGATGAGATTGCTGATATTGTTGCAGCCCTATCTATTCCAGTTATAGCAAATGGTGATGTCTTTGAGTATGATGATTTCCAGTATATCAAAGTTGCAACAG GTGCCTCGTCAGTGATGGTTGCAAGGGGAGCTTTGTGGAATGCTTCTATTTTCTCTTCTGAAGGAAAAGTACCTTGGGAAGATGTCAAAAGGGAATATATTAGGAAG AGCATCTTGTGGGACAATGATATTAAAAGCACGAAGCACACCCTCAAGGAAATGATAATGCACTATTCATGCCTTGAACTGCCTGAGGGGAAGGCTGTGATCAAGTCAGAGACGCTGGCTGACTTAGC GCGACTCTATGGGGAGGAGGAGTACTACCAATGTGTAAACAAAACCAGGTTCCAGGTTGAAGTTGACTAG
- the LOC115753830 gene encoding auxin-responsive protein IAA9 isoform X2, translated as MSPPLLGVEEGGGNTTLATSPSIDGVPRDCSGLKERNYLGLSDCSSVDSSAVSSLSDENKSNLNLKATELRLGLPGSQSPEREPKLCLLGSGKLDEKPLFPLLPSNDGICSSLQKNIASGNKRGFADTIDGFSELKSSKYTDGNWMFHVTGPASENVQSGGQGKFPANAGMKAMLPSRNSGAQSAVPKEALQKPAPECPRALNGTGVNQTRASNNAPAAKAQVVGWPPIRSYRKNTLATTSKDNDEVDGKPGPGALYVKVSMDGAPYLRKVDLRNYSTYQELSSSLEKMFSGFTIGQCGSNGTPGREMLNESKLRDFLHGSEYVLTYEDKDGDWMLVGDVPWEMFIDSCKRLKIMKGADAIGLVNK; from the exons ATGTCTCCACCACTTCTGGGTGTGGAGGAAGGGGGTGGCAATACTACTTTGGCCACCTCACCCTCCATAGATGGCGTCCCTCGTGACTGCTCAGGGTTGAAGGAGCGAAACTATCTGGGCTTGTCCGACTGTTCTTCAGTTGATAGTTCTGCAGTCTCAAGCTTGTCTGATGAGAATAAAAGCAATCTGAATCTAAAGGCTACTGAGTTGAGGCTTGGTCTCCCTGGATCTCAATCTCCTGAAAGAGAACCAAAACTGTGCTTGCTGGGTTCTGGAAAACTTGACGAGAAGCCATTGTTTCCTTTGCTTCCTTCAAATGATGGGATCTGCTCGTCGCTGCAGAAGAATATTGCTTCAGGAAACAAAAGAGGATTCGCTGACACCATAGACGGGTTCTCAGAGCTGAAGAGCTCTAAATATACCGACGGAAATTGGATGTTTCATGTGACTGGACCTGCTTCTGAAAATGTACAGTCTGGAGGCCAAGGAAAGTTTCCTGCTAATGCAGGGATGAAGGCAATGCTCCCATCAAGGAATTCTGGGGCCCAATCGGCTGTGCCGAAGGAGGCACTCCAAAAACCAGCACCAGAATGCCCTCGTGCTCTTAATGGAACTGGGGTTAATCAGACGAGAGCTTCAAACAATGCTCCAGCTGCCAA GGCTCAGGTCGTTGGTTGGCCTCCTATTAGATCATACAGAAAAAATACATTGGCAACTACTTCAAAGGACAATGATGAAGTTGATGGCAAACCGGGTCCTGGTGCTCTTTATGTGAAGGTTAGCATGGATGGTGCTCCTTATCTGAGGAAGGTAGATCTGAGGAATTACTCTACATACCAGGAGTTATCATCTTCTCTGGAGAAGATGTTCAGTGGGTTCACCATAG GTCAATGTGGATCTAATGGAACCCCAGGAAGAGAAATGCTGAACGAGAGTAAGCTGCGAGATTTCCTGCATGGATCGGAGTATGTCCTTACTTATGAGGACAAGGATGGCGACTGGATGCTTGTTGGGGATGTCCCCTGGGA GATGTTCATTGATTCATGCAAGCGGCTGAAGATTATGAAGGGTGCTGATGCAATTGGACTAG TGAACAAATAG
- the LOC125314504 gene encoding protein RMD5 homolog codes for MDVNSIRDAFDRVVKKQKLSYSKTQEAIDQFSQEISDSIEKIRSAHNSDSHSDYKTLLADLKTKIKEMAPLTLLEGSQKELNVALSKYPKLLEKSFNPDISKAYRNVDLDTATINYVIASHFYRQGLFDVGDCFVTEAMEPESIASIRSPYVEMYQILEAMKSRNLEPALKWATSNCSKLKANGSDLEVKLHRMQFVEILQRGNRDEALKYARSHLAPFASDHLVEIQKLMGCLLWAGRLEQSPYPDLLSAANWDKLAEELTRQSCSFATTFKVHERDVGKEARVAVNEAIAGSG; via the exons ATGGATGTGAACTCTATTAGAGATGCATTTGATAGAGTTGTTAAAAAACAGAAGCTTTCATATTCCAAGACCCAAGAAGCGATTgatcaattctctcaagaaATTTCGGACTCAATAGAGAAGATTCGGAGCGCTCATAATTCTGACTCTCATTCAGACTACAAAACTTTACTTGCTGATCTCAAGACTAAGATAAAAGAGATGGCTCCACTGACGCTCTTAGAAGGCTCACAGAAGGAATTGAATGTTGCACTTAGCAAGTATCCAAAGCTTCTGGAGAAGTCCTTTAATCCAGATATATCTAAGGCTTACAGAAATGTTGACCTTGATACAGCCACAATTAACTATGTAATTGCAAGCCATTTCTACCGACAGGGTCTTTTTGACGTCGGCGATTGCTTTGTTACTGAGGCGATGGAGCCAGAATCTATCGCTTCAATAAGGTCTCCATATGTAGAGATGTACCAGATACTTGAAGCAATGAAGAGTCGAAATCTAGAACCAGCACTGAAGTGGGCTACTTCCAACTGTAGTAAACTTAAAGCAAATGGGTCCGACCTCGAAGTAAAACTTCATCGAATGCAGTTTGTGGAGATACTACAAAGGGGAAACAGAGATGAGGCCCTTAAGTATGCAAGGAGCCACTTGGCACCTTTTGCATCAGACCACTTGGTTGAAATACAGAAGCTTATGGGTTGTCTCTTGTGGGCTGGCAGGCTCGAACAGTCCCCGTACCCTGATTTACTATCCGCTGCTAACTGGGACAAATTGGCTGAAGAACTAACTAGGCAGTCTTGCA GCTTTGCCACCACttttaaagttcatgaacgTGATGTGGGGAAAGAAGCAAGAGTGGCAGTCAATGAAGCAATTGCCGGTTCCGGTTGA
- the LOC115730774 gene encoding disease resistance protein L6-like gives MGVSFGFDCEVFLSFRGPDTRAGFIDFLYVSLNEAGIRACRDDEELRIGEEIGPELLHAIKQSRISIPIFSKRYASSTWCLMELVQMVECKKNMGQKIMPIFYDVEPYEVRSQTGGCGQAFIEHESKRRYSDGTITEWKAALSEVGALKGWDLQTMPNR, from the coding sequence ATGGGGGTTTCATTCGGATTTGACTGcgaggtgttcttgagctttagaggacCGGATACTCGAGCAGGTTTTATCGACTTCCTTTATGTCAGCCTGAATGAAGCGGGAATCCGTGCGTGCAGAGACGACGAAGAGCTGCGCATAGGGGAAGAGATTGGCCCGGAGCTCCTCCACGCAATCAAGCAGTCAAGAATCTCCATACCCATCTTCTCAAAACGGTATGCCTCTAGCACATGGTGCCTGATGGAGTTGGTCCAGATGGTGGAGTGCAAGAAAAACATGGGACAgaagatcatgcccattttctaCGATGTGGAACCTTACGAGGTTCGGTCCCAAACAGGCGGGTGTGGACAGGCCTTCATTGAGCATGAAAGCAAGAGGCGTTATAGTGATGGAACTATTACCGAGTGGAAGGCCGCTCTTAGTGAAGTCGGGGCACTAAAGGGATGGGACCTCCAAACCATGCCCAACAGGTGA